GACCTCGAGCGTCCGTCTTTTCAGGGCTGTATCTCCGAAACTATTACTCGgatcaatttgaaaatttaggacaatattctagagatgttatagaatttaataagacaaaaaaaaaaaaatcgattttttgaaaccgTGAAACCCATGTAACCCCTTAAGGGCATGAGACCCCCTCCACCCACGCATCATTACCTGATTGGCTCTCTACCTTAGCTTAGGGGTGTAACTTAGGGTTAACTGAATTTCGGAAATTAGCGTTAGAATAAAAACTAATTGTGAGAAGGGTCTTCACTTCAGTTGTCTCCGATCCTTCAAACAGAACACAACGTATTGTAAAGGAGAAATATTAAGTAAAGGTGCAGTTCATATAGTAAACAAGTGTagtttttccaatttctttttctttgcCGTTTCCTGCGAGCAGAGCCGTTTAGTTTACCACTCCACGGGTACACAACTAGCCAAAGGGCACAACAAAACACCCCTCCAAAGTGAGCGGAACCCATCACTTCCGCCGCCACCAGAGAGCGCGACCTGTGCGTACGCCTTAAAGTATTGGACAAGACGCGGCCATTTCCCGAGTGAGTTAGTGTCCTGTTTATCGTGGCGCCAGTTAGTTGCGTGGTCATCATCGGTGAGTTTGTAATCcattattaattgatatttttattagtaATCGACGGTaatcaaattgattttagtATTAAGTAACGTCCAAAGATGCGagttaatgatttatttttttgtcatcgCGCTGttatttgtgttttttttgtgtgtaTTTTCACGGTCGCGAAGCCGACGCCACGTCGTCAGATAATCGTTTATGATGGATTTTGCCTTACAAAGTTTGTTAATTTGGGacacattttatttaacattttttaaggAACAAAATGAAGCAATTTCGGTAGTTCGAGCTTTTTCTTGTGTTTTTGTTACTGCGTAAAACTTGTGGCGTCATTTCAGGTTAACATGAGGCCGAAAATGGCGGAGTAGATTtacataattgataattattattatagatTATTGATTGCTTTGGATGAAAGAaatcttttgatttttatcctttaatttttcatttgaccaTCAAACGAATATTAATCCCTCAACGAACGATTACTctacttgaaaaattttcatatgttagaacaaaaaaaaataatttgtttatgtTTCCAACGAAAATGGAGTTTTAATCtacttcatttttaattgagaaagtgacgaaacattcaataaatattgtcgtttcataagttttttttttcgggggggGCGGGGTGTTTCCGGCGTCATGTGAAGCCAACACGACTCCCGAAAATGGCGGATTCGTTCTCAGAGTTGATTAGATTTGTTATGAGTTCATAAGTGAGTCCATGAGTTCATTCATGAGTTTTAGAATGGAAGTGaacttttattttccattgcaATGTTGACAAGGACGTTCACTCTATAAAATTGTCAAATGTATATAAGAAGAGTATTGTTTTCTCATGCTTTTTAAGACTTTACTGTTAATTTTTGAGTTGACAAAttaattcaagaaaaaaaaaaaacgagaaactCACAAAGAAATCTAGACGAAAATACAGTTTCCAAATGCAATGATCagattaatttcaatgaattaatgaaaacaatatttattttcagagTAACCTCACATTAAAGAACATATCCAAATAATAATGGCGGACAACGATGATCTTTTGGACTACGAGGATGAGGAGCAGACTGAGGCAGTTGTTGATGGAAGTGGTGATGTGCCAGCAAAGAAGGAAGTCAAGGGAACCTATGTGTCGATTCACAGCAGTGGATTCAGAGATTTTTTGCTGAAGCCGGAAATTTTGAGGGCCATCGTCGATTGTGGTTTTGAACATCCCTCCGAAGGTGAATATTTCCACCGaattctctctttctccttcCCCACTCCCGTCTTCTCTCCCAAAAAAGTCCAACAAAGACTATAAACAATGCAAATGATGACCAGTATAAGATAGATAGGGACATCAGATTAATCTGTGGCTGAGAAAATCTTTCTGAAGGattctcttgaaaaaaaaatttagaaaaatctcTAGGGTTTTTACTAATGGCTttgatatgatttttttcacagtACAACATGAATGCATTCCACAAGCAGTACTTGGCATGGATATCCTGTGCCAGGCAAAATCTGGTATGGGTAAGACAGCTGTTTTCGTACTGGCAACATTGCAACAGCTTGAACTGACTGAGAATCAGGTCTATGTCCTTGTCATGTGCCACACACGTGAACTTGCATTTCAAATTAGCAAGGAGTACGAGAGATTCTCAAAATATATGCCCGCAGTCAaggtaaattatttaaaaatttttttattatattaaaataaaatagaagttTATTCTGAAACGTCAACTCAGTCacatttctccaatttttttatttatttacaagagaatggaaaaatgaaatgttatttttgttttacttTTGGAAAAAGTTTTAGAGCCTGATGGACTCAAAGAacctttcattattttttgtgtagaaaaaatgaaaattaatgagtcTAGTCTCGGTCTTGATTTGAAAATAACTTCGTATGATGTTGCAACAGTCTTAGCCTTCCATGATGACTACTGCATTTACCACTACCCACTACTGACGAagttattaaataattgattaaattgtTTCATGAAAAACTAGAACAAATGCTTTAAACACgttatttgattgattttacaGGTGGGAGTGTTCTTTGGTGGACTTCCCATCCAGAAAGATGAAGAAGTATTGAAAAACACATGTCCCCACATTGTCGTTGGTACCCCAGGGAGAATTCTCGCCCTTGTGAGAACGAAAAAACTCAATCTCAAACACCTCAAGCATTTCATCCTCGATGAGTGCGACAAAATGCTGGAATTACTGGGTAAGTTCCTCATCTACATCAACAAAGAAAATgaacattttctttttatatccaaatttttattcctgcaattattcttttttattcacgaAGTTACATAATTCATTTAGCAATGGAATGAGCGAGTCGATGATTTAGttttattaacaataattgtAGGAGAAAAATAGACAAAacaattgcgttttttttcGAGAACAAAGAATCATTAAAACATTTTAGATAAACGCTCTGAACCATTTTCGgcaattaatcattttttttctttttccagaTATGAGGAGGGACGTACAAGAAATATTCCGCTCGACACCGCATGGAAAACAAGTCATGATGTTCAGCGCAACCTTGTCCAAGGATATTCGTCCAGTGTGCAAGAAATTCATGCAAGATGTAATTAGCCAAACTTCCCTCTTCACCGCAATCTTTGAATTTGATCACACGCTGGAGATACCCAAGTCCACACCCAGGGGCGAGCTCAGGCCACGATTAATCAGCGGGTGTTGTCGCGGGTTAGGCTAGCTAGAGACCACCAAAACCAgaatcaaaaaaaatcaaaagctGAATTCCAATAACTTACCATTACAATTTCCAATGCTCCCAAATCATTTGGCTCCTTTCGTCGTCCAGTTCCTAATTTATTCCTGGACAATTTCCAATATTCCAAGAACGCATTCACTCCTATCCCAAATCTATCAATCCAATAATCCAACGATAACCGATGGAATGAAAATCCTTCGTTcgatgattgaaaaataatcggtGGGTGGGAGGCATTAAACTGGGGCATGCGCATTATTTTTTGGGGGGGTGGGTGAGGCCATGGAGGGGCTGAAGAAGACATCAAGAAGACATGAAGACAGAAGATGGAAACAAGAAGATTCAAGAGGAAGCCGGGGCCCAATGCGATTAGAATAGGCATAACAACAGTTAGATCGTCAGCGtttaaatacataaataattgaataatcgtTGAGCCAAATGACAGGGGTGGGGGGGTAAACATCGACGATATCCTGAGGAATATcaacgatgaaaaataatgacgaGTGATTGTGGAGTGTTTGGGCAACAATATGGGCTGTGGATATTGTGGCTGAGCATACCTGGGTGGCTACATCTTAGTTCTGGTCAGGGTCTTGACGTGCCGAGTGTTTACGTTGTTGGCACTACCTTGAGATGGAAGTCGCCGGACCGTATGTAACCAGTGTGATAATGTCATCGACAATAAGATCAGTTGTTGattcgaaaatgaaaaaaaaaaaagaactgaTTTATTTCTGAGTTTGTGttctttttaaaattctttttttttttgtttctttttctttcaaatatttatgattTCGTTTGTTCAGcgaattaaattttgttttctacTGGTCAGGAGTTTTTGGGAAGTTGAAGGGGTGttctgatttttattgttgtttgCACAGCCTATGGAAGTCTACGTCGATGACGAGGCCAAACTAACGCTTCATGGACTTCAACAGCATTACGTTAAATTGaaggagaatgagaaaaataaaaaattgtttgagctTCTTGACGTGTTGGAGTTCAATCAGGTACATAATTTCTTCAagaataatgtttttttatgtgaagtgacgaaatttaatttatgtggcATTGTTTACAGGTCGTGATCTTCGTGAAGTCAGTCCAGCGGTGCATGGCCCTCGCACAACTTCTCACAGAGCAGAATTTCCCAGCCATTGGAATACACAGAGGAATGACCCAGGAGGAGCGTCTCTCCAGATATCAGCAGTTCAAAGACTTCCAAAAGGTGAGAATTGTTTTCGAAAATTCAGTTGAGTCGAAGTCTCTTAAAATTACTTAATGATGACTTTTTCAACCTCATGATCACATCGTGAATGtttactcttgaactctctacTGAATTATTGGATTTGAATTATGGAGTATTAGCAGCTGGGAGGGCAATCGTTTATTTAATGGatgttttaattttgtttttagagAATTTTGGTTGCTACGAATCTGTTTGGTCGAGGCATGGATATCGAGAGAGTCAATATTGTGTTTAACTACGATATGCCAGAGGATTCTGATACTTATCTACATAGAGTAGCTCGTGCTGGACGTTTTGGAACAAAGgtaatttaaattatcatttgGTAAATGAATatctgaaattatttcaattatctcTTCCAttctgattttaattaatcagaGTGCAATATTCGGGGGTCACATGCCATCTTCACGTCAGTTTCCACGATTTTGACTGATTTTTCCGTAcctcaaatatttattaatttctttattattgttttaGGGTCTTGCAATTACACTTGTTAGCGATGAGGGTGACGCAAAAATCTTAAACGATGTTCAGGAACGATTCGACGTGAACATCACAGAATTACCCGATGAGATTGACTTGGCCTCGTACAGTaagttttaatttcatttttaaaaaatgattgttcattcattttcataaaatcaaaactaaaagaattattttgaattattatgaTGAATTTACAGTTATTATCTCATAGTACTTTGTTGCAAAATACTGAAattaatcatcattttttatttttcagttgaaGGACGATAAAATAACTGACAGCACTAATGAAATTCATCCTCACTTTATGCCATACTGGCATCTATAAATCCATTATTTGTCAATGGAAAGGAAGCAATAAATAAGTTCATAGGAATAACAAAAATGGAGTTAGCGAGTCTATGAAcatctttttttgtttttacaaTCGTACGAATCAAGTTCCTTTACCTTAATATCACAAGGACACAAGAGAGACCAGTCAACAAAGGGAAGAAGAAATCATTCATTCTAAATGATTGGATAATCAAGAAAGCGACTTGGATTAAATTCATTATCATGTCCAATGGGTCATGGTCTCTGTACATTATTATTTATGGTATTACTTGATTTGTCAACTTATCTTCTTCCCGAGTATTAGttatattgattaattattacggTAACATCAACTGTGTGAAATACCTAGACgtaaagacattttttttaagtatttgtgatttgattttttaaataaaaaaaaaatctcaactaagtaattattatttttcgtttccttccattatttattttacaattctcaaaaatttatcaacgttttaatattattatccATGTCTTTAACTGATTAAAATACATTTGAGTGTAGAAAATGATGAATtctggatgaaaaaatattggcaaATTGATCTAGGTGAGGTATGTTAGAGGGGAATTTTTTACTTCGGTCGTGATTTGTTGAGGGGTTTGTTTCCTTGATTCCCACCACGTCCAAGGGGCGCTGGGCCACGACCACCACGTCCACCAAAAGCACCACCTCTGCCACCACCGCGTCCTCCTCTTTGATTCTGGCCACCTCTTCCCTTCATGTCACCTCTGCCTCTAGATTTCATCTGGACATCCTCCTTTACCATGTCGATTACCTCGTCTGGGATTCTCAGGTATTTTATTGTACTTCCTCTGATGTAGCACTCTGGCATTCTCCAGAATTTATCTCCATCCTGTTTCATTCCAGAGCAATTAGttatttattcaacattttttcaattcattttggACAATTTCAAGGGAAAACCTGCCGTGAATTTAAAGGAAAATTTACCCCGACGAGTGCAAATAGACACCAGAGATTATAAGGGAGATGGCCAGGGCGCATGTGGCCTGCCGTACCGAATGTTAcggctgcaaaattagttTCCGTTAGGAAATTTAGTGGTTGATCTTTCGTCATTGTCCCTGCACATCTCCCCTATGATCTCTAGAGACGAATATCAAACATAATGAAATCTCCAGttgttaattattgaattatttaataaccAAAGAatttcagaggaaaaaaaattcctagtCATTGTTGTTTCCTAGAAGACGATATTCAAAGAAAGCTCTCTGTTAATTTATTGTACTTTAATTTCATGTCTACTCACCCTAGATGTGCAAATGACTTCTCTGAGATTGATATTCATCCAATTGTCGCAGCTCACCAAGTGTCCATTGTAGGTTTCTCCATTCTTCAGCTCCACGAGCTggaaaacgaagaaaaatctGGTTATTTCAGTCCATAAATACAAATAATGATATTGTGAACGATGATTGAGGTTGGGTAGTTACCATTGGGTGATTCTGGGCTGTTCTGAGTAAAGACAGGGGCAACTGGAAGAGAGATCAATATTTTACACAATTTTCCAAGATTAACACATtatcaaaaatgaattttgtttccatcaaaaattaataacgacTATGATAATGTATAATTTACCATCTTTGCTGATGTTCAATCCTCGCAGCCGGTAAATGTTGATTTATTGATGTTTATTACACTTTTATTCGAAACGAAAACTATTTTTGGAATCTTAAATTAcagtttgaaattatttaacgaTCTTTAATGCAGAAATTTCAATCTATTTTCAATTGCTGTTAGATATTACTAACAATGTCAACGCAAACTCAACGTTGATGCTGTGTCTGTGCTTCGCGATTGGTGTTTGGCGTTCATCAGGTCATTCTAACCTCACAATTGCAGTATCAAAACTTATTGTCAGGTGATCGCAACCTGATTGGCTGTTATTACGTTGAATGTTTTGAGTGAAACATGTGGACCACCAGAATCGCTCGGAATTTAGTTAGGAATTGCGTTCTGCAAGAGAATTCGAAAATCCTGCCCGTCGTTAATTATAGAATAAAGGTAATCAAGTAAATTAAACTTGGGGATTTTTTCTGACGCCTTAATGTTAAAGACATTTTTTACTCGACCCTTGTTGTCTTTCCTGGCAGAATGACTTCTGCACTAGATGCACCGCATTTTCATGCAGTCTCCACACGAAGCCTTCGACAAAAACCGTGGAGAAGGTGAATCCAGTGCGACAAGTCcaacatgtaaataaattcaccCAAAGAACTCACACTTGTGGAGAGCTAACTCTCAAAAATGTTGGGGAAGAAGTCCAGTTGTGTGGATGGATGGAGTTCCAGAGAATGGGGAAGTTCATCATCCTGAGAGACTCTTATGGATCTACACAGTTAATTATCCCCGATGATGTGAGTATCATCACGTGATCAAATTGATCAAATACTTCTCatttaattgagaaattccataaattaattacgttcaaaaaatattcgtctccTCGATTCACTGGTTATCATTAATCTTCAGAAAAAGGATCTGATAAAATCAGTGGAGAAGTTGAACTTCGAAACAGTCCTGGGCGTGACTGGGCGAGTGATAGTCCGACCCACAGGTCAGGAAAATCCTAAAATGAAGACTGGAAGTATTGAAATTGAAGTTGAACGGCTCGAGGTCCTCAATGAGTCCCTTCCACAGCTGCCCTTCTCCATCAGAAAGTTCAATAATCCCAAGGAGACACTGCAGATGCAGTACAGATACCTGGCCCTTCGGTTTCCCTTTCTGCAGAGGAATCTACGAGTCAGATCGCAGATTCTCAACGATATGAGGTTTTTCCTCATTGAAATGTGTGGATTTGTGGATGTGGAGACGCCCACGTTATTCAGGAGAACCCCAGGGGTGAGGACGATCATCAGAGAcctttttattgattattttattcattgaacattcattaaattgaaaatatttgtggTTTTTTCAGGGAGCCCAAGAATTTGTGGTTCCAACACAACAtcgaggaaaattttattctcttgttCAGAGTCCCCAGCAGTTTAAGCAATTGTTGATGATTGGAGGAATCGATAGATATTTTCAGATTGCCAGGTGTTACAGAGATGAAACCGCAAGACCAGATCGTCAGCCAGAATTTACACAGGTAATCAGTTGAATGGAATTACGAGAAATCAAATTATCAGGATTGTTAAAATGGTGCGATGAATCGAGTTAATAGCAGGTCTTTTcttcaattggaaaatttttaatttataaatatgttaTAAGACACTCTGATTGTTGTTGACACGAGGAGCGTTTGAATGAGTAGATAATTATGATTTTGTGGAGTACGTAATTAAGTTTTGATGATTGAAACAGAAATAATGGGGTTCTATTTTTGCAGCTCGATATAGAACTGTCATTCACTGATCGCGAGGGAATTATGACGTTGGTGGAGAAATTGATCGAGAACTGCTGGCCAAAAGATTTTGAACCTGTCACAATTCCTTTCAAGAGGTTCAACTACGAAGAAATCATGGAAATGTACGGATCTGATCAGCCAGATTTGAGGATTCCCTATCGTGTGAGTGTATTTACTTTTAAAACATTTTATGAAACTCATCACAAATTTAGAATTGTTTTTATGTGTATTGCAGATCCATAATATCACGGatttacataaaaattctggaacCATAAACGAAGATGTGGGGATCTACGGTTTGTCAATACCAAACGGATCTGTAAGTCCTTAAAAATTTCCCctcaatttctaaaaatttcgTGGACTGAATGCAAGTGAATTCATTCATCTAAGGAATTCACTAGTGATCatcttattaattatttttaggaCTTCCTTACGACTTCTGTGAAGACACACTTTATGAAACTTAACAAAGAACTGAGTGACAAAAGCGTTTcattaaatcaaattaaaatttctgagGACAACTGGGAAGAAAAGCTCCTGAAAACCGATTTagatattttgaaattgaagtCGAGGCTGAATATTCAGGAGAATGATGTAGTATTTATTGTTAATGGCGCTCGAGACGACGCAgtgagtattaaaaaaaatcaacatcaaTTCTATTTTGCGAAATAATCGTATAATTGCGAAATAAACGCATATTCACTTTTTTCCAGAGGAAATTGCTTGGCAAAGTTCTTAAAGAATTCACTAATGTCATGGAAGCAAAAGGTTCTTCCATAAGATCAAAGAATTTCGAGTTCTCGTGGATCGTGGACTTTCCACTATTTGAAAAAGGAGATGATGCGAATTCACTGGTGTCTACTCATCACCCATTCACTGCACCACATCCTGATGACGCTCATTACCTCGAGGATAATCCCCTGAAGGTGATGATCG
This genomic interval from Diachasmimorpha longicaudata isolate KC_UGA_2023 chromosome 4, iyDiaLong2, whole genome shotgun sequence contains the following:
- the LOC135161323 gene encoding ATP-dependent RNA helicase WM6, producing the protein MADNDDLLDYEDEEQTEAVVDGSGDVPAKKEVKGTYVSIHSSGFRDFLLKPEILRAIVDCGFEHPSEVQHECIPQAVLGMDILCQAKSGMGKTAVFVLATLQQLELTENQVYVLVMCHTRELAFQISKEYERFSKYMPAVKVGVFFGGLPIQKDEEVLKNTCPHIVVGTPGRILALVRTKKLNLKHLKHFILDECDKMLELLDMRRDVQEIFRSTPHGKQVMMFSATLSKDIRPVCKKFMQDPMEVYVDDEAKLTLHGLQQHYVKLKENEKNKKLFELLDVLEFNQVVIFVKSVQRCMALAQLLTEQNFPAIGIHRGMTQEERLSRYQQFKDFQKRILVATNLFGRGMDIERVNIVFNYDMPEDSDTYLHRVARAGRFGTKGLAITLVSDEGDAKILNDVQERFDVNITELPDEIDLASYIEGR
- the LOC135161330 gene encoding U6 snRNA-associated Sm-like protein LSm4, producing MLPLSLLRTAQNHPMLVELKNGETYNGHLVSCDNWMNINLREVICTSRDGDKFWRMPECYIRGSTIKYLRIPDEVIDMVKEDVQMKSRGRGDMKGRGGQNQRGGRGGGRGGAFGGRGGRGPAPLGRGGNQGNKPLNKSRPK
- the LOC135161318 gene encoding aspartate--tRNA ligase, mitochondrial, yielding MWTTRIARNLVRNCVLQENSKILPVVNYRIKNDFCTRCTAFSCSLHTKPSTKTVEKVNPVRQVQHVNKFTQRTHTCGELTLKNVGEEVQLCGWMEFQRMGKFIILRDSYGSTQLIIPDDKKDLIKSVEKLNFETVLGVTGRVIVRPTGQENPKMKTGSIEIEVERLEVLNESLPQLPFSIRKFNNPKETLQMQYRYLALRFPFLQRNLRVRSQILNDMRFFLIEMCGFVDVETPTLFRRTPGGAQEFVVPTQHRGKFYSLVQSPQQFKQLLMIGGIDRYFQIARCYRDETARPDRQPEFTQLDIELSFTDREGIMTLVEKLIENCWPKDFEPVTIPFKRFNYEEIMEMYGSDQPDLRIPYRIHNITDLHKNSGTINEDVGIYGLSIPNGSDFLTTSVKTHFMKLNKELSDKSVSLNQIKISEDNWEEKLLKTDLDILKLKSRLNIQENDVVFIVNGARDDARKLLGKVLKEFTNVMEAKGSSIRSKNFEFSWIVDFPLFEKGDDANSLVSTHHPFTAPHPDDAHYLEDNPLKVRGLHYDLVLNGSEIAGGSIRIHNAKLQEKILNSLNIDTAQMSHLLEALRSGAPPHGGIAFGLDRLISIICDSPTIRDVIAFPKTGDGKDLMSGAPAEISEEEKILYHLKIRNDNEK